The Ciceribacter thiooxidans genome window below encodes:
- a CDS encoding APC family permease: protein MNDAIKLDRALGLWSVVLFGLAYMTPMIVFGTFGALAAASEGTTAMAYLVAAAAILLAAISYGVMARVYPVAGSAYTYARKSISPSVGFLVGWAVLLDYFFLPMVIWLIGAAYLTSAFPSVPAYVWIVGFIILTTIVNLVGIAFANRVNLVLMLVQLAVLVAFVVLAGRYVIASNGPGGLVSATPFFKAGVPFSASIAGAAIAAYSFLGFDAVSTLTEETKDAKRTMPRAILITALGGGLIFVTAAYFTQLAHPGMDFVSIDAAASEIARTIGGDLFVTIFLATLVVAQFTSGLAAQAAVGRLLFAMGRDGVLPGSLFGRLHRKWHTPVVNLVLVGVVGLLALTMDVTTSTSFINFGAFLAFTAVNVSVIALSMKGNVQVKPLGALIGLVIPAVASVCDLFLLWNLDGHAKLLGLAWLMIGLGYLIYLTRFFQAAPPEMSFAE, encoded by the coding sequence ATGAATGACGCGATTAAACTAGACCGCGCACTGGGACTGTGGTCCGTCGTGCTCTTCGGTCTTGCCTATATGACGCCGATGATTGTCTTCGGCACGTTCGGAGCCCTTGCGGCCGCGAGCGAGGGCACAACGGCGATGGCCTATCTGGTTGCTGCCGCAGCCATTCTTCTGGCGGCTATCAGCTATGGCGTGATGGCGCGCGTCTATCCCGTCGCCGGATCCGCCTACACCTACGCACGCAAGTCCATCAGCCCGAGCGTCGGCTTCCTCGTCGGATGGGCGGTGTTGCTCGACTACTTCTTTCTGCCAATGGTCATCTGGCTGATCGGTGCGGCCTACCTGACTTCAGCCTTCCCCTCTGTCCCCGCCTATGTCTGGATTGTCGGCTTCATCATACTGACTACGATCGTCAACCTTGTCGGCATCGCCTTTGCAAACCGCGTAAATCTCGTTCTCATGCTGGTGCAGCTTGCGGTGCTCGTCGCTTTCGTGGTCCTTGCGGGGCGCTATGTAATCGCGAGCAATGGCCCCGGTGGCCTCGTCTCGGCAACACCGTTCTTCAAGGCAGGCGTTCCCTTCTCGGCGTCGATTGCGGGCGCTGCAATTGCCGCGTACTCCTTCCTCGGTTTTGACGCGGTCTCAACCCTGACCGAAGAGACCAAGGACGCGAAGCGTACCATGCCGCGAGCGATCCTCATCACGGCGCTTGGTGGCGGCCTGATCTTCGTCACCGCGGCCTATTTTACCCAGCTTGCACATCCCGGCATGGATTTCGTTTCGATCGACGCCGCAGCGAGCGAAATCGCCCGGACGATCGGTGGCGACCTCTTCGTGACCATCTTTCTCGCAACGCTGGTTGTTGCGCAGTTCACCTCCGGGCTCGCCGCTCAGGCGGCCGTCGGTCGCCTGCTCTTTGCCATGGGACGCGACGGTGTCCTGCCGGGCTCGCTGTTCGGGCGCTTGCACAGAAAGTGGCACACGCCGGTCGTGAACCTCGTCCTTGTCGGCGTGGTCGGCTTGCTGGCGCTGACCATGGATGTCACCACCTCCACCTCCTTCATCAATTTCGGCGCATTCCTTGCCTTCACGGCCGTCAATGTCTCGGTCATCGCGCTGTCCATGAAGGGTAATGTACAGGTGAAGCCGCTTGGCGCCTTGATCGGCCTTGTCATCCCGGCGGTGGCTTCGGTCTGCGACCTCTTCCTGCTCTGGAACCTCGACGGGCACGCAAAGCTCCTGGGACTGGCCTGGTTGATGATTGGCCTCGGCTATCTGATCTATCTCACCCGATTCTTCCAGGCAGCCCCTCCCGAGATGAGCTTTGCGGAGTGA
- a CDS encoding helix-turn-helix transcriptional regulator, producing MSSALGPLASLPTFKAWNTLVAEAIDCLGSRGFPDALGASLRLLSPFQMMNGFIYSSDGRAFDLYNDKIVAERTLIVDRYLAGAFVLDPFYDAIRTDSSERMIVMRELAPDDFSRTEYFRLHYATTAIVDEIGFVLRLNHGYTAVLSLSRTGRAAPFSEEDLQCLRSAAPLVCTLGSRHWRDAPALLLEIRNATPVSRIEHPRLTRRELEIVTLILKGHSNLSLAAVLGLSPNTVKVHRRQIYSKLNISSQGELFRLFLA from the coding sequence GTGAGTTCGGCGCTCGGTCCACTTGCTTCTTTACCGACATTCAAGGCTTGGAACACGCTTGTTGCGGAGGCGATCGACTGCCTCGGCTCGCGTGGTTTTCCGGATGCGCTGGGCGCTTCTCTTAGACTGCTCTCGCCATTTCAGATGATGAACGGTTTCATCTACTCATCGGACGGTCGGGCATTTGATCTCTATAATGACAAGATCGTTGCCGAGCGGACGCTGATCGTCGACCGCTATCTGGCCGGCGCCTTTGTGCTCGATCCTTTTTACGACGCCATCCGTACCGACAGCAGCGAGCGGATGATCGTGATGCGCGAGCTCGCACCCGACGATTTTTCCCGCACCGAGTATTTTCGTCTTCACTACGCAACAACCGCAATCGTCGATGAGATCGGTTTCGTCCTGCGATTGAACCACGGCTATACCGCGGTTCTGTCCTTGTCGCGAACAGGCCGTGCGGCTCCGTTTTCCGAAGAAGACCTTCAGTGCTTGCGATCGGCTGCACCTCTGGTCTGTACCCTGGGAAGTCGTCATTGGCGCGATGCTCCCGCCCTCTTGCTGGAGATCAGGAATGCAACCCCTGTGTCGAGGATTGAACATCCGCGGCTCACCAGACGCGAACTCGAGATCGTGACGCTGATTCTGAAAGGACATTCCAACCTCTCGCTTGCCGCCGTCCTTGGTCTCTCGCCCAACACCGTCAAGGTGCACCGTCGGCAGATATATTCGAAACTCAACATCTCCAGCCAGGGCGAGCTCTTTCGCCTCTTCCTGGCATAG
- a CDS encoding amidase, which translates to MRTIQTTTSTVEHPLDLPACEIARGIREQRFSAESVVAESIRRAKAVSTVLNPFVVIREEGALETARAADRAVERGEPLGTLHGVPFAAKDLTPTAGDLTTFGSWTKGNWVPEETALVVRRLQEAGGILIAKTTTPEFAYSSFTQSPRWGVTRNPWDPERTSGGSSGGSAVAVATGVVPFAEGSDMGGSVRIPAALSGTVGLKPSIGRIPMTILPSVFDNISHFGPLARTVSDAVSFMEATCGPSDEDISSLPIGFASRQARAGCLEGKRFALSVDLGYYAVEPEVERLVGDAAEELRRAGATVEVVSMQWSRTVNDGWFDLWCVFMSAFFGEATKDRRPQMDPAVVAMIERGVSMNATSYKRIELLRTEMWQDMASLFRTFDAFLCPTCAVTAPRVGENDDDYVATGPDDRFVGLDMTCPFNMLPQLPALSLPVGLAAKGLPVGLQIVGRRFADEDILSIAAALEARLASSGRPRSRTATYAMARSFQG; encoded by the coding sequence ATGCGCACCATACAAACCACGACCTCCACTGTCGAACATCCGCTGGATCTTCCTGCCTGCGAGATCGCACGCGGCATCCGCGAGCAGCGTTTCAGTGCCGAGAGCGTGGTTGCGGAGTCGATCCGGCGCGCAAAGGCTGTCAGTACCGTGCTGAATCCGTTTGTCGTCATCCGGGAAGAAGGAGCATTGGAGACTGCGCGGGCGGCCGACCGGGCAGTCGAGCGTGGCGAGCCTCTCGGGACTCTGCACGGTGTACCGTTCGCGGCAAAGGATTTGACCCCGACGGCAGGCGATCTGACGACGTTCGGCTCCTGGACCAAGGGCAACTGGGTGCCGGAGGAGACGGCGCTCGTCGTTCGCCGGCTGCAGGAGGCTGGCGGCATCTTGATCGCAAAGACGACGACGCCCGAATTTGCCTATTCAAGCTTCACGCAGAGCCCGCGGTGGGGCGTCACGCGCAACCCCTGGGATCCCGAGCGTACGTCAGGTGGCTCCTCAGGTGGCTCGGCCGTTGCGGTCGCGACGGGCGTGGTTCCTTTTGCCGAGGGATCTGACATGGGCGGGTCGGTGCGCATCCCGGCAGCGCTCAGTGGCACGGTCGGCCTCAAGCCCAGCATCGGGCGTATTCCGATGACCATTCTGCCGAGTGTCTTCGACAATATCTCCCATTTCGGTCCGCTCGCCCGCACGGTTTCAGACGCCGTCTCGTTCATGGAAGCAACCTGCGGGCCGAGCGACGAGGATATCTCGTCTTTGCCGATCGGCTTCGCTTCGCGTCAAGCCAGAGCCGGTTGTCTCGAGGGCAAACGTTTTGCGCTCTCAGTCGACCTCGGCTACTACGCGGTCGAGCCCGAGGTCGAGCGCTTGGTCGGCGATGCCGCAGAAGAACTGCGTCGTGCAGGCGCGACGGTAGAGGTCGTCTCTATGCAGTGGAGCCGTACCGTCAATGACGGATGGTTTGACCTCTGGTGCGTCTTCATGTCGGCCTTCTTCGGCGAGGCGACCAAAGACCGACGACCGCAAATGGATCCTGCCGTCGTGGCAATGATCGAGCGGGGAGTGTCGATGAATGCCACCAGCTACAAACGTATTGAACTGTTGCGCACAGAGATGTGGCAGGACATGGCCAGTCTGTTCAGGACCTTCGATGCATTTCTGTGTCCGACCTGCGCCGTCACCGCACCACGGGTCGGGGAAAACGATGACGATTACGTCGCAACCGGCCCGGACGATCGCTTCGTCGGCCTGGACATGACCTGCCCGTTCAACATGCTCCCACAGCTGCCGGCCCTTTCCCTTCCCGTAGGTCTTGCGGCCAAAGGTCTGCCTGTCGGACTGCAAATCGTCGGACGACGCTTCGCTGACGAAGATATTCTTTCGATTGCCGCAGCTCTTGAGGCGCGGCTCGCGTCTTCCGGAAGGCCTCGATCCCGGACTGCGACCTACGCAATGGCAAGGAGCTTTCAAGGTTAG
- a CDS encoding cupredoxin domain-containing protein, whose amino-acid sequence MTTTLIRRRSLLLAGSMLLAVRAVAKAHNGTVHVTVEKLAFTPAEIDVRVGETIEWTNRDPFAHTATVKGGWEVPIPPGKSATHVVAPGDTVDYFCRWHPNMKGRIKVIA is encoded by the coding sequence ATGACGACAACCCTCATCCGTCGCAGGAGCCTTCTGCTTGCCGGATCGATGCTGTTGGCCGTCCGAGCGGTGGCCAAAGCGCACAATGGCACTGTGCATGTCACCGTCGAGAAGCTCGCTTTTACCCCGGCTGAAATCGACGTGAGGGTCGGCGAAACCATCGAATGGACCAACCGGGATCCCTTTGCGCACACCGCGACGGTCAAGGGCGGCTGGGAGGTTCCGATCCCGCCCGGAAAATCGGCGACACACGTGGTAGCTCCTGGTGACACCGTGGACTATTTCTGCCGATGGCACCCGAACATGAAGGGGCGGATAAAGGTCATCGCCTGA
- a CDS encoding DUF4142 domain-containing protein: MKTLIAAAGAAFLMLTAPLVLAADAPSDPQIAHIAYSAGVIDVEAAKLALSKTTNAEVKAFAESMQKDHEAVNDMALALVKKLNVTPEDNATSQALAKAAEDKREELAKLDGAAFDKAYIENEVAYHKQVNGALETVLIPSAQNTELKALLETGLKLFQGHEQHAEQVAEGLK, encoded by the coding sequence ATGAAAACGCTTATCGCCGCGGCAGGTGCCGCTTTCCTCATGCTCACCGCCCCGCTCGTCCTGGCCGCCGACGCGCCGAGTGATCCCCAGATTGCTCATATCGCCTACAGCGCCGGCGTGATCGACGTCGAAGCTGCCAAGCTCGCCCTTTCCAAGACGACCAATGCGGAAGTCAAAGCCTTTGCAGAGTCCATGCAGAAGGACCACGAGGCGGTGAATGACATGGCACTTGCACTCGTCAAGAAGCTGAACGTGACGCCGGAAGACAATGCCACCAGCCAGGCGCTCGCCAAGGCCGCCGAAGACAAACGTGAAGAACTCGCCAAGCTCGACGGCGCGGCCTTCGACAAGGCCTATATCGAGAACGAGGTCGCCTATCATAAGCAGGTCAACGGCGCTCTTGAGACGGTGCTGATCCCCTCGGCACAGAACACCGAGTTGAAAGCCCTGCTCGAAACCGGCCTCAAGCTCTTCCAGGGCCACGAGCAGCATGCCGAGCAGGTTGCGGAAGGACTGAAATGA